A genomic window from Candidatus Dependentiae bacterium includes:
- a CDS encoding IS5 family transposase, translating into MYRRNDKEQLEFENFHLPFGGHLKSDNRWVKLAKIIPWDELEEKYAGLFSDRMGAPAKTFRMALGALIIKERLNITDEETVEQIRETPYLQYLIGFHEYQDKVPFNPSMMVHFRKRLSPEIMARINDVIINGKLKKDDHDDFNDRNDTEDKEISVNEEEFNSGIMMVDASVAPSDIAYPTDLSLLNKSREKLEEIIDALYEPLKGTAQKPRTYRQKARVAYLRVAKQRKSSQKAIGKAIKQQLQYVKRDLGHVVTLGNLESLSSRLYKNLLVIQEIFRQQQEMYQKNIHSTSDRIVNISQPHVRPIVRGKASAAVEFGAKIMVSRINGYHVLEDISWDNVNEATLLQKQIERYRERMGCYPEAVLADKLYRNRDNITFCKDRNIRLSGPKLGRPGKERQADKRQERADCAMRNAIEGSFGTGKRRYSLARIMMKLRETSETSISLIVLVMNLEKILKDIIINFFNRCFRIQKWYFLKKFRAA; encoded by the coding sequence ATGAGCTTGAAGAAAAGTACGCGGGATTGTTCAGCGATCGGATGGGAGCCCCGGCAAAGACATTCCGCATGGCCCTGGGAGCCTTGATCATCAAGGAGCGTTTAAATATAACTGATGAAGAGACGGTGGAACAGATTCGAGAAACACCATATCTTCAGTATCTGATCGGTTTTCATGAATACCAGGATAAAGTTCCTTTTAATCCGTCGATGATGGTTCACTTCAGAAAGAGACTTTCGCCGGAAATTATGGCGCGGATCAATGATGTTATTATCAACGGAAAACTGAAGAAAGATGATCATGATGATTTCAACGATAGGAATGACACCGAGGATAAAGAGATTTCTGTGAATGAAGAAGAATTCAATTCAGGGATCATGATGGTTGACGCAAGCGTTGCTCCGTCAGACATTGCCTATCCAACTGATTTGAGTCTTTTGAATAAATCACGGGAGAAACTGGAAGAGATTATCGATGCTCTGTATGAACCGTTGAAAGGGACTGCGCAAAAACCACGAACATATCGACAGAAGGCGAGAGTGGCCTACCTGCGAGTGGCGAAGCAACGGAAATCGAGTCAAAAAGCGATCGGAAAGGCGATCAAACAGCAATTGCAATATGTTAAACGGGATTTAGGTCATGTTGTTACCCTTGGAAACCTTGAGAGCCTGTCATCCCGGCTATATAAAAATCTTTTAGTCATTCAGGAAATATTTCGTCAGCAGCAGGAGATGTATCAGAAAAATATTCATTCGACGAGTGACCGGATTGTAAATATTTCCCAGCCTCATGTCCGTCCTATTGTTCGCGGGAAGGCATCTGCGGCAGTTGAGTTTGGGGCGAAGATAATGGTCTCCCGAATCAATGGGTATCACGTTTTGGAAGATATCTCCTGGGACAACGTCAATGAAGCAACGTTATTGCAAAAGCAGATTGAGCGATACCGAGAACGGATGGGATGTTATCCCGAGGCAGTACTTGCTGACAAGCTTTACCGGAATAGAGACAATATCACATTTTGTAAAGATAGAAATATCCGGTTGTCAGGGCCAAAACTTGGCCGTCCCGGAAAGGAACGTCAGGCCGACAAACGGCAGGAACGTGCCGACTGCGCCATGAGAAATGCGATAGAAGGAAGTTTTGGGACTGGGAAAAGACGGTATAGCCTTGCCAGAATTATGATGAAACTGCGGGAAACCAGTGAGACGTCAATCAGTCTCATCGTATTGGTGATGAACCTTGAGAAGATACTCAAGGATATCATAATCAATTTTTTTAATCGATGTTTTAGGATTCAGAAATGGTATTTTTTAAAGAAATTTCGGGCAGCCTGA